In Nicotiana tabacum cultivar K326 chromosome 2, ASM71507v2, whole genome shotgun sequence, the following proteins share a genomic window:
- the LOC107779912 gene encoding uncharacterized protein LOC107779912, producing the protein MTNQCENSSFLIQHKSSTPNPNDDKIESQRPSLGKKNEVKCEENHESKSTSDERNKFNDAGAVLKNPVQVRPEVKEHASGHNKGESYVEDNGRDRLKRHRVEVAGHVWIPDIWGQEELLKDWIDCSAFDASLMNSNIMSARAALVEDRRRANSSCRLRIENSC; encoded by the coding sequence ATGACTAATCAATGCGAAAATTCATCCTTTTTGATACAACACAAGAGTAGTACTCCTAACCCTAACGATGACAAGATCGAGTCACAAAGGCCGAGTTTAGGAAAGAAAAACGAGGTGAAGTGTGAAGAAAATCACGAGTCAAAATCAACTTCTGACGAAAGGAATAAATTCAACGATGCAGGAGCTGTGCTGAAAAACCCTGTTCAGGTAAGACCAGAAGTCAAGGAACATGCAAGTGGACATAACAAAGGCGAATCGTACGTGGAGGATAATGGACGTGATAGATTGAAAAGACATCGGGTTGAAGTAGCTGGTCATGTATGGATTCCAGATATATGGGGTCAAGAGGAACTACTCAAAGATTGGATTGATTGTAGTGCTTTTGATGCTTCATTAATGAATAGTAATATAATGTCAGCTCGTGCTGCTTTGGTTGAAGACAGAAGAAGAGCCAATTCTAGCTGCAGATTAAGAATAGAGAATAGCTGTTGA